In one Acidimicrobiia bacterium genomic region, the following are encoded:
- the ftsH gene encoding ATP-dependent zinc metalloprotease FtsH: MSRTARTVLVYFVVALGIFALVSLFTPGAVDPSELSLNDFERELEDGNVATVSMKTKSDELVGEFVEPVSGSTTFKVQYPNEFEGTLTQEILDADVDLDPDPENPSALQWFLTTLFPYILLFGIFIFIMMQLQGGGNRVMQFGKAKAKQVSKDQPKVTFSDVAGSDEAVEELEEIKEFLTSPGKFRSMGAKIPKGVLLFGPPGTGKTLLARAVSGEAGVPFFSISGSDFVEMFVGVGASRVRDLFEQAKTNAPAIVFIDEIDAVGRHRGAGLGGGHDEREQTLNQLLVELDGFDVKTGVIVIAATNRPDILDPALLRPGRFDRQIVVDRPDLRGREEILTVHAKGKPIASNVDIKVLARQTPGFTGADLANLINEAALLAARRNREEITLSELEEAIERVIAGPERKSRVMSDEEKKITAYHEGGHAVVGFALPHSDPIHKVTIIPRGRSGGYTMALPTEDKNYMRRSELVDQLAMLLGGRTAEEIIFIDPTTGASNDIEKATNLARRMVMEWGMSEKLGPLQYGRPEAEVFLGRDYSRSSDLSDEVAAAIDEEIRFLITQAHNEAREILITHEQALHRLAEVLMDKETVDASELTEILHDVPKWEHTEVGSLRIQMPQGGSVRESGMVAARTGDESKN, encoded by the coding sequence GTGAGCCGTACAGCACGCACCGTGCTCGTCTACTTCGTAGTGGCGCTCGGCATTTTCGCGCTCGTGAGCCTGTTCACGCCCGGCGCCGTCGATCCGTCGGAGTTGTCGCTCAACGACTTCGAGAGGGAGCTCGAGGACGGCAACGTCGCCACGGTCTCGATGAAGACGAAGTCTGACGAGCTGGTCGGCGAGTTCGTCGAGCCGGTCTCGGGCTCGACGACGTTCAAGGTGCAGTACCCGAACGAGTTCGAGGGGACGCTCACGCAGGAGATCCTCGACGCCGACGTCGACCTCGACCCGGACCCCGAGAACCCGTCCGCCCTGCAGTGGTTCCTGACGACGCTGTTCCCGTACATCCTGCTGTTCGGGATCTTCATCTTCATCATGATGCAGCTCCAGGGCGGCGGGAACCGCGTGATGCAGTTCGGCAAGGCGAAGGCCAAGCAGGTCTCGAAGGATCAGCCGAAGGTGACGTTCAGTGACGTCGCAGGTTCGGACGAGGCCGTCGAGGAGCTCGAGGAGATCAAGGAGTTCCTGACCAGTCCGGGCAAGTTCCGCTCGATGGGCGCCAAGATCCCGAAAGGCGTCCTCCTGTTCGGCCCGCCGGGCACCGGCAAGACCCTGTTGGCGAGGGCCGTCTCCGGGGAAGCCGGCGTGCCCTTCTTCTCCATCTCCGGCTCGGACTTCGTCGAGATGTTCGTGGGAGTCGGCGCCAGCAGGGTCCGTGACCTCTTCGAGCAGGCCAAGACGAATGCGCCGGCGATCGTCTTCATAGACGAGATCGACGCCGTCGGGCGGCACCGCGGCGCCGGCCTCGGCGGAGGCCACGACGAGCGTGAGCAGACGCTCAACCAGTTGCTGGTCGAGCTGGACGGGTTCGACGTGAAGACGGGCGTCATCGTCATCGCGGCCACGAACCGGCCGGACATCCTCGACCCGGCACTGCTGCGGCCGGGGAGGTTCGACAGGCAGATCGTTGTCGACCGGCCCGACCTGCGGGGGCGCGAGGAGATCCTCACGGTCCACGCCAAGGGGAAGCCGATCGCCTCGAACGTCGACATCAAGGTCCTCGCCAGGCAGACGCCCGGGTTCACGGGTGCCGACCTCGCCAACCTCATCAACGAGGCGGCGCTGCTGGCGGCGAGGCGCAACCGGGAAGAGATCACGCTGTCAGAGCTGGAAGAGGCCATCGAGCGGGTGATCGCCGGCCCGGAGCGCAAGAGCCGGGTCATGTCCGACGAGGAGAAGAAGATCACCGCCTACCACGAGGGCGGCCACGCCGTCGTCGGGTTCGCCCTGCCACACTCCGACCCGATCCACAAGGTCACCATCATCCCGAGGGGCCGGTCCGGCGGCTACACGATGGCGCTCCCGACGGAGGACAAGAACTACATGCGGCGCAGCGAGCTGGTCGACCAGCTGGCGATGCTCCTCGGCGGCCGCACCGCCGAGGAGATCATCTTCATCGACCCGACGACGGGTGCGTCGAACGACATCGAGAAGGCGACGAACCTGGCCCGGCGGATGGTCATGGAGTGGGGCATGAGCGAGAAGCTCGGTCCGCTCCAGTACGGCAGGCCCGAGGCGGAGGTCTTCCTCGGCAGGGACTACTCGCGCTCTTCGGATCTCTCGGACGAGGTGGCCGCCGCCATCGACGAGGAGATCCGCTTCCTCATCACGCAAGCCCACAACGAGGCGCGGGAGATACTCATCACTCACGAGCAGGCGCTTCACCGGCTCGCCGAGGTGCTCATGGACAAGGAGACGGTCGACGCATCCGAGCTGACCGAGATCCTCCACGACGTACCGAAGTGGGAGCACACGGAAGTCGGCTCGCTGCGGATCCAGATGCCGCAGGGTGGCAGCGTTCGCGAGTCCGGGATGGTCGCCGCCCGTACCGGCGACGAGTCCAAGAACTGA
- the hpt gene encoding hypoxanthine phosphoribosyltransferase: protein MNPANRLITEEQIRDKLSEMGKAITEDYRGRDLLIVGILKGAFMVMADLARHIELPVEFDFMAVSSYGSATKTSGVVRILKDLDTEISGRDVLIVEDIIDSGLTLHYLMRNLRVRQPASLELAALLIKDGIERPPLHVKYEGFHIGPEFVIGYGLDHGEKYRNLPYIGTFDPE from the coding sequence TTGAACCCAGCCAACCGTCTCATCACCGAGGAGCAGATCCGCGACAAGCTCAGCGAGATGGGCAAGGCGATCACCGAGGACTACCGCGGCCGGGACCTGCTCATCGTCGGCATCCTCAAAGGCGCCTTCATGGTCATGGCCGACCTGGCCCGCCACATCGAGCTTCCGGTTGAGTTCGACTTCATGGCCGTCTCCTCGTACGGCTCGGCGACGAAGACGTCGGGCGTCGTCAGGATCCTCAAGGACCTCGACACCGAGATCTCCGGGAGAGACGTGCTGATCGTCGAGGACATCATCGACTCGGGGCTCACCCTCCACTACCTCATGAGGAACCTGCGGGTCCGCCAGCCGGCGTCGCTCGAGCTGGCCGCCTTGCTCATCAAGGACGGCATCGAGCGGCCCCCTCTCCACGTGAAGTACGAGGGGTTCCACATCGGCCCGGAGTTCGTGATCGGGTACGGTCTCGACCACGGCGAGAAGTACCGCAACCTCCCGTACATCGGCACGTTCGACCCGGAGTGA
- the tilS gene encoding tRNA lysidine(34) synthetase TilS gives MARESRLTPLAASLVEAAAPAPDAAAFAVAVSGGPDSAVAAFVTASVADGRPVKAIHVDHGQPASASLRVAAAAVARHLELPIETVGIDVPPGAGWEERARIARLAALEVAAVDALLVTGHHADDQAETVLANLLRGAGAHGLAGMARRRDRWWRPLLTSSRAEIREVADELGLPYLDDPANEDPAYGRNQLRHRVLPSLDEVRPGVVERLVRTAAHLEADEAALEGMAGDVPIKRDRDAWLVPMSMLRTLAAPVATRVIRRAIRLARPPYPGTSAEIERVTRVAAGLAPATELGGGLVAADEGAYLALYRDETPEPPDPVELAIPGSVEWNGWRLAASGAATWRTILGRSRALVDLGAAQVSEVRAARRTDRIAITGGSKRVFDALAEQGVPRRLRAGWPVVAVDGNIAWVAGVRVAAWCRPTPGGEPITLLALDPIVEEP, from the coding sequence GTGGCTCGAGAGAGTCGCCTGACCCCCCTCGCCGCGTCGCTCGTCGAGGCAGCTGCCCCGGCTCCCGACGCCGCCGCCTTCGCCGTGGCGGTCAGCGGTGGCCCGGACTCGGCGGTCGCCGCCTTCGTCACGGCCTCCGTCGCAGACGGGAGGCCCGTCAAGGCGATCCACGTCGATCACGGTCAGCCGGCCTCGGCGAGCCTGCGGGTGGCGGCGGCCGCCGTCGCCCGCCACCTCGAGCTCCCGATCGAGACGGTCGGCATCGACGTTCCCCCTGGCGCCGGATGGGAGGAGCGAGCGCGGATTGCGCGGCTTGCGGCGCTCGAGGTCGCCGCCGTCGATGCCTTGCTCGTGACCGGCCATCACGCCGACGATCAGGCAGAGACGGTCCTGGCCAACCTGCTGCGCGGCGCCGGTGCGCACGGCTTGGCCGGCATGGCGAGAAGACGCGACAGGTGGTGGCGGCCGCTGCTCACCTCGTCCCGGGCCGAGATCAGAGAGGTCGCCGACGAGCTCGGCTTGCCCTACCTGGATGATCCCGCCAACGAGGATCCGGCATACGGTCGCAACCAGCTGCGGCACAGGGTGCTGCCCTCGCTCGACGAGGTGCGTCCCGGGGTGGTGGAGCGCCTCGTGAGGACGGCGGCCCACCTGGAGGCCGACGAGGCGGCCCTCGAGGGCATGGCGGGCGACGTGCCGATCAAGCGGGATCGCGACGCTTGGCTGGTGCCGATGTCGATGCTCAGGACGCTGGCGGCCCCCGTAGCCACCAGGGTCATCCGCCGCGCCATCAGGCTGGCGCGCCCTCCGTACCCCGGTACCTCCGCCGAGATCGAGAGAGTGACCAGGGTCGCCGCAGGGCTCGCCCCGGCGACGGAGCTCGGTGGCGGCCTCGTCGCCGCCGACGAGGGGGCGTACCTCGCCCTGTACCGCGACGAGACCCCGGAGCCCCCGGACCCGGTCGAGCTCGCCATCCCCGGGTCGGTCGAGTGGAACGGGTGGCGTCTCGCCGCGTCGGGAGCCGCCACGTGGCGGACCATCCTCGGTCGGAGCAGGGCGCTGGTGGATCTCGGCGCGGCACAGGTGAGCGAGGTGCGGGCGGCGCGGCGAACCGACAGGATCGCCATCACAGGAGGCTCGAAGCGTGTCTTCGACGCCCTTGCCGAGCAAGGCGTGCCCAGGAGGCTGCGGGCCGGTTGGCCTGTCGTCGCCGTGGATGGGAACATTGCCTGGGTGGCAGGGGTCAGGGTTGCCGCATGGTGCCGCCCGACACCAGGAGGTGAACCGATCACGCTCCTGGCGCTCGATCCGATCGTGGAGGAACCTTGA
- a CDS encoding zinc-dependent metalloprotease, whose translation MSTVNWESVTRVAGRLAGRYPLEGTYHEARYARQAPGLVARASELVESETGLTGTGTPKVAVVSRQDWVANNVESFAHLIAPAEERLATSAGVGAGIGRRFVGMELGVVLGLLSRRVLGQYELVLPSDDDGFGDTVLFVAPNVLQMERQHEFRPDEFRFWVALHECTHRLQFVGVPWLRQYFLDLVNELVASSEPEPGRLARVAAEMREASASGTPLIGQTGLFGVFASPIQRDVIERVQALMSLLEGHGHVVMDRIGARELVTQQRMSQVLKARRQDPRTALFMRLVGLEMKMRQYEDGARFIQGVERHAGWSALDKAWERSDNLPTLGEIENPVLWLERVA comes from the coding sequence ATGAGCACCGTCAACTGGGAGTCGGTGACGCGTGTCGCCGGCAGGCTCGCAGGCCGTTATCCACTCGAGGGCACGTACCACGAGGCTCGTTACGCAAGGCAGGCGCCCGGCCTGGTGGCGAGGGCATCGGAGCTCGTCGAGAGCGAGACGGGGCTGACGGGGACAGGTACCCCCAAGGTCGCAGTGGTCAGCCGACAGGATTGGGTCGCCAACAACGTCGAGTCGTTCGCCCATCTCATCGCGCCCGCCGAGGAGCGGCTCGCCACGTCCGCAGGAGTCGGCGCCGGCATCGGCCGCCGCTTCGTCGGGATGGAGCTCGGCGTGGTCCTCGGGCTGCTCTCTCGGCGCGTCCTCGGCCAATACGAGCTCGTGTTGCCGAGCGACGACGACGGGTTCGGCGACACCGTGCTCTTCGTTGCACCGAACGTCTTGCAGATGGAGCGACAGCACGAGTTCCGGCCGGACGAGTTCCGGTTCTGGGTCGCGCTGCACGAGTGCACGCACCGGCTGCAGTTCGTCGGGGTGCCGTGGCTCCGCCAGTACTTCCTGGATCTGGTCAACGAGCTCGTAGCCTCGTCGGAGCCGGAACCCGGCAGGCTCGCCAGGGTGGCAGCAGAGATGCGAGAGGCTTCGGCGTCGGGCACCCCCCTCATCGGGCAGACCGGCCTCTTCGGCGTGTTCGCTTCGCCGATTCAGCGGGATGTCATCGAGCGCGTCCAGGCGCTCATGTCGCTTCTCGAGGGCCACGGCCACGTCGTGATGGACAGGATCGGGGCTCGCGAGCTCGTCACCCAACAGCGCATGTCGCAGGTGCTCAAGGCTCGTCGCCAGGATCCGAGGACCGCCCTCTTCATGCGCCTCGTGGGGCTGGAGATGAAGATGCGGCAATACGAGGACGGGGCCCGCTTCATTCAGGGTGTCGAGCGACACGCCGGCTGGTCGGCGCTCGACAAGGCGTGGGAGCGATCCGACAACCTCCCGACGCTCGGCGAGATCGAGAATCCCGTGCTGTGGCTCGAGAGAGTCGCCTGA
- the rsrA gene encoding mycothiol system anti-sigma-R factor: MSRACNHAVAYVYQYIDEEMTWSRRLRIRWHLNRCGGCADAFTFEQRVKRMIKDRCQDDPPEELFDRLRTLIREEAAGDPGAP, translated from the coding sequence ATGAGTAGAGCCTGCAACCACGCCGTCGCCTACGTCTACCAGTACATCGACGAGGAGATGACATGGTCGCGGCGGCTGCGCATCCGATGGCATCTCAACCGTTGCGGCGGATGCGCCGACGCATTCACGTTCGAGCAGCGCGTGAAACGGATGATCAAGGACCGCTGCCAAGATGATCCACCCGAGGAACTATTCGACCGTCTTCGAACGTTGATACGCGAGGAAGCCGCAGGAGATCCAGGCGCGCCATGA
- a CDS encoding sigma-70 family RNA polymerase sigma factor, translating into MADQANFEKDAIQYAPQLYSAALRMTRNPADAEDVVQETYLKAYRAYDSFQEGTNLKAWLYRILTNTFINRYRKQQRRPSEVELGELQDLYLFRRLGEESGATRSAEEDVLEHFVDEDVKAAMESLPEHFLLPVYYADVEGFSYKEIAEVMDIPIGTVMSRLHRGRKALQQKLWKLAEERGLTGPHA; encoded by the coding sequence CGAACTTCGAGAAGGACGCGATCCAGTACGCCCCCCAGCTGTACTCGGCCGCGCTCCGGATGACCCGCAATCCTGCGGATGCCGAAGACGTCGTACAGGAGACATACCTCAAGGCGTACAGGGCCTACGACTCGTTCCAGGAGGGAACGAACCTGAAGGCGTGGCTCTATCGCATCCTCACCAACACGTTCATCAACCGCTACCGCAAGCAGCAGCGCAGGCCGAGCGAGGTCGAGCTCGGCGAGCTCCAGGACCTCTACCTCTTCAGGCGCCTGGGCGAAGAATCCGGGGCGACCCGGTCGGCGGAGGAAGACGTCCTCGAGCACTTCGTCGACGAGGACGTCAAGGCGGCGATGGAGTCCCTTCCCGAGCACTTCCTGCTCCCGGTCTACTACGCAGACGTCGAGGGTTTCTCGTACAAGGAGATCGCAGAGGTGATGGACATCCCGATCGGAACCGTGATGTCGCGGCTCCACCGCGGAAGAAAAGCACTCCAACAGAAGTTGTGGAAGCTTGCAGAGGAACGCGGCCTGACAGGACCACATGCATGA